Proteins encoded together in one Deinococcus hopiensis KR-140 window:
- the pgi gene encoding glucose-6-phosphate isomerase: protein MSEFPSARLPLTQLPAWQALKVHFAEVENLELRGLFAQDAARGERMTAEGAGLYLDYSKNRVTDETLRLLLQLVREAGVEARRDAMFGGERINVTENRAVLHTALRAPRGATVQVDGQNVVPDVQEVLDRLSDFAQGVRAGTWTGSTGKPIRNIVNIGIGGSDLGPVMAHEALKHYADRNLTLRFVSNVDGTDLVEKTRDLNPEETLFIVSSKTFTTQETMANARSARVWLLAGLGKVQDENATIAKHFVAVSTNATEVSTFGIDTANMFGFWDWVGGRYSMDSAIGLSLMIAIGPEGFRELLAGFHDMDEHFRTAPLEENLPVLLGVLGVWYRNFFGAQTHAVLPYDQYLAYFPAYLQQLDMESNGKHVTLTGEHVNYDTGPVVWGQPGTNGQHAFYQLIHQGTALIPCDFLGFCQTLNPLPPHHDLLMANVFAQTEALAFGKTLEQVQAEGVGADLAPHRVFEGNRPTNTLLADRLTPRVLGALIALYEHKVFVQGAIWNINSFDQWGVELGKVLAGKIVPELQAEGEPELGHDSSTNALIRRYRARRG from the coding sequence ATGAGCGAGTTTCCTTCCGCACGGCTTCCACTGACGCAGCTTCCCGCCTGGCAGGCGCTGAAGGTGCATTTCGCGGAGGTTGAGAACCTTGAACTGCGCGGCTTATTCGCCCAGGACGCAGCGCGCGGCGAGCGCATGACGGCCGAGGGAGCGGGGCTGTACCTCGACTACTCCAAAAACCGGGTGACGGACGAGACGCTGCGCCTGCTCCTGCAACTCGTGCGAGAGGCGGGCGTAGAGGCGCGGCGGGATGCGATGTTTGGCGGGGAGCGCATCAACGTGACCGAGAACCGGGCGGTGCTGCACACGGCCCTGCGGGCTCCACGCGGCGCGACCGTCCAGGTGGACGGGCAAAACGTGGTCCCCGACGTGCAGGAGGTGCTGGACCGCCTCTCCGACTTTGCGCAAGGTGTGCGGGCCGGAACGTGGACGGGCAGCACGGGCAAACCCATCCGCAACATCGTGAACATCGGCATCGGCGGCTCGGACCTCGGCCCGGTGATGGCCCATGAGGCCCTCAAGCACTACGCGGACCGGAACCTCACCTTGCGCTTCGTGTCCAACGTAGACGGCACGGACCTCGTGGAAAAGACGCGGGACCTGAACCCGGAGGAAACGCTCTTTATCGTCTCCTCCAAGACCTTCACCACGCAGGAGACGATGGCGAACGCCCGCAGCGCCCGTGTATGGCTGCTCGCCGGCCTGGGCAAGGTGCAGGACGAGAACGCCACCATCGCCAAACACTTCGTCGCCGTGAGCACCAACGCCACCGAGGTGTCTACGTTTGGCATCGACACCGCCAACATGTTCGGCTTCTGGGACTGGGTGGGCGGACGTTACTCCATGGACAGCGCCATCGGCCTGTCGCTGATGATCGCCATTGGGCCTGAGGGCTTCCGCGAGTTGCTGGCAGGCTTTCACGACATGGACGAGCACTTCCGCACCGCGCCGCTGGAGGAGAACCTTCCCGTGCTGCTGGGCGTGCTGGGCGTGTGGTACCGCAACTTCTTCGGCGCGCAGACGCACGCCGTCTTGCCCTATGACCAATACCTCGCCTACTTCCCGGCGTACCTGCAACAGCTCGATATGGAGAGCAACGGCAAACACGTGACCCTGACGGGCGAACACGTGAACTACGACACCGGCCCTGTGGTGTGGGGCCAGCCCGGCACCAACGGCCAGCACGCCTTTTACCAGCTGATCCACCAAGGCACGGCGCTGATTCCCTGCGATTTCCTGGGCTTCTGCCAAACGCTCAACCCCCTGCCACCCCACCATGACCTCTTGATGGCGAACGTGTTCGCCCAGACCGAAGCCCTCGCCTTCGGCAAGACGCTGGAGCAGGTGCAGGCCGAGGGCGTGGGCGCCGACCTTGCCCCCCACCGCGTCTTCGAGGGCAACCGCCCCACCAACACCCTGCTCGCGGACCGCCTGACGCCACGCGTCCTGGGCGCGCTGATCGCCCTGTATGAGCACAAGGTCTTCGTGCAGGGCGCGATCTGGAACATCAATTCCTTTGATCAGTGGGGCGTGGAACTCGGCAAGGTGCTTGCGGGCAAGATCGTGCCCGAGCTCCAGGCAGAGGGCGAGCCGGAGCTGGGGCACGATTCGAGCACGAATGCGCTGATCCGGCGGTACCGGGCGCGGCGGGGGTAG
- a CDS encoding thiolase family protein encodes MSQPARPLQDRDVVIVSAVRSPVGAIRGSLSSVRPDDLAAFVVREAVIRSGVPVEEIEEVILGCANQAGEDNRNVARMAALLAGLPHDVGGLTVNRLCASGLSAINTAARAIRNGDGDIYVAGGVESMTRAPLVMPKQAQAFGNGNVTTYDTTLGWRFPNPAMAELFPLEAMGETAENIVERSRAGDIAGGEITREEQDAFALESQRRVVEALNRGVFKDEIVPVEVKGKKGVTVFDTDEHPRYKRDGDAFTLATDEATLAGLKPAFRKGGSVTAGNASGLNDGAAALVLMSAKRARELGVRPLARWVGAAVSGVDPRVMGLGPVPAVRKLMKRLGMQLADVDLVEINEAFAAQAIACMRELNVPHSRLNIHGGSIALGHPLGMSGARLVTTLTHELRRREGRYGVVSLCVGVGQGEAALIERVQA; translated from the coding sequence ATGTCCCAACCTGCCCGCCCGCTGCAAGACCGCGATGTGGTCATCGTCTCCGCCGTCCGTTCGCCCGTGGGGGCCATTCGCGGTTCTCTGTCCTCCGTCCGGCCCGATGACCTCGCTGCCTTTGTGGTACGCGAGGCGGTGATCCGCTCGGGCGTACCCGTGGAGGAAATCGAGGAAGTCATCCTCGGCTGCGCCAACCAGGCAGGCGAGGACAACCGCAACGTGGCCCGCATGGCCGCCCTGCTCGCGGGCCTGCCGCATGACGTGGGCGGCTTGACGGTCAACCGCCTGTGCGCTTCGGGCCTCTCGGCCATCAATACGGCGGCCCGCGCCATCCGCAACGGCGACGGCGATATCTACGTCGCGGGCGGGGTGGAGAGCATGACCCGCGCGCCCCTCGTGATGCCCAAGCAGGCGCAGGCCTTCGGCAACGGCAATGTGACCACCTACGACACGACGCTGGGCTGGCGTTTTCCCAACCCCGCGATGGCCGAACTGTTTCCTCTCGAAGCCATGGGGGAAACCGCCGAGAACATCGTGGAGCGCAGCCGTGCCGGGGACATCGCGGGCGGCGAGATCACCCGCGAGGAGCAGGACGCGTTCGCCCTGGAATCCCAGCGCCGGGTGGTGGAGGCGCTGAACAGGGGCGTGTTCAAGGACGAGATCGTGCCCGTGGAGGTCAAGGGCAAGAAAGGCGTGACGGTCTTCGACACCGACGAGCATCCCCGCTACAAGCGGGACGGCGACGCCTTCACCCTCGCCACGGATGAGGCCACGCTGGCGGGCTTAAAACCGGCCTTTCGCAAGGGGGGCAGCGTCACGGCGGGCAACGCCAGCGGCCTGAACGACGGGGCGGCGGCCCTGGTGCTGATGAGCGCGAAGAGGGCGCGGGAACTGGGCGTAAGGCCGCTCGCGCGCTGGGTGGGCGCGGCGGTCTCGGGCGTTGATCCCCGCGTGATGGGCCTCGGTCCGGTGCCCGCCGTTCGCAAGCTGATGAAACGGCTCGGCATGCAGTTGGCCGACGTGGACCTCGTGGAGATCAACGAGGCGTTCGCTGCCCAGGCCATCGCCTGTATGCGTGAGCTGAACGTGCCCCACAGCCGCCTCAACATCCACGGCGGCTCCATTGCCCTCGGGCATCCCCTGGGCATGAGCGGCGCGCGGCTGGTCACCACCTTGACGCACGAACTCCGGCGCCGAGAGGGCCGCTACGGCGTGGTGTCTCTTTGCGTCGGTGTGGGCCAGGGCGAGGCGGCCCTGATCGAGCGGGTACAGGCGTGA
- a CDS encoding 3-oxoacid CoA-transferase — MKTVPIISAQEAAALVRNGDTLLVGGFGMTGNPVHLMHALAELPTRDLTYIANNVSEPGLSGGRLLRNGQLRKAVGSYFTSNPEAVKAYQAGTLEVELLPQGTLAEALRAGGAGLGGFYTPTAAGTVLAEGTDTRVLNGREMIFVPALRGTVAFVRAWRADRSGNLQYRLTEQNFNRGMATAADLVVAEVEEIVEVGEIAPEHVHTPGLYVDYLVQARLTPEDLGSSASVRGGARKVDGARTHMARRALRELRRGDVVNLGIGIPTLVADLITPEHGVNLHTENGMLGVGPAPEDGGAMEYPVNAGKIPVTALPGASYFDSADSFGMIRGGHVDVAVMGGLQVDEAGNLANWAVPGKPLLGVGGAMDLASGAKRLIITMTHTDPDGTPKIVAECTLPLTARGNVNMVITDKAVFEFVDGVLTLTELMPGATLEEIRALTGARFAERVAVG; from the coding sequence GTGAAGACCGTTCCGATCATCTCGGCGCAGGAAGCCGCCGCGCTCGTCAGGAACGGCGATACCCTCCTCGTCGGTGGCTTCGGCATGACGGGCAATCCCGTTCACCTCATGCACGCGCTGGCAGAGCTGCCGACCCGTGACCTGACCTACATCGCCAACAACGTTTCTGAGCCGGGCCTGAGCGGGGGGCGACTCCTGCGCAACGGGCAGCTTCGCAAGGCGGTCGGCTCGTACTTCACCTCCAACCCTGAGGCGGTGAAGGCCTATCAAGCGGGCACGCTGGAAGTCGAGTTGCTGCCCCAGGGCACGCTCGCCGAAGCCTTGCGGGCCGGTGGCGCGGGGCTGGGCGGCTTTTACACGCCCACCGCCGCCGGAACCGTGTTGGCCGAGGGCACGGATACGCGCGTGCTGAACGGGCGCGAAATGATCTTCGTTCCCGCCCTGCGGGGCACCGTCGCCTTCGTGCGGGCGTGGCGCGCGGACCGGTCGGGGAACCTCCAGTACCGCCTGACCGAGCAGAACTTCAACCGCGGGATGGCGACGGCGGCAGACCTCGTGGTGGCCGAGGTGGAGGAGATCGTGGAAGTCGGGGAGATCGCCCCTGAACACGTCCACACGCCGGGGCTGTACGTGGACTACCTCGTGCAGGCGCGCCTCACGCCGGAAGACCTGGGATCGAGCGCCAGCGTGAGGGGCGGCGCGAGGAAGGTGGACGGGGCGCGGACGCATATGGCCCGCCGCGCCCTGAGGGAACTTCGGCGCGGGGACGTGGTGAACCTCGGCATCGGCATTCCGACGCTGGTGGCGGACCTGATCACGCCCGAGCACGGGGTCAACCTCCATACTGAAAACGGCATGCTGGGCGTCGGTCCCGCACCTGAGGACGGCGGAGCGATGGAGTATCCGGTGAACGCGGGCAAGATTCCCGTGACGGCGCTGCCCGGCGCGAGCTATTTCGATTCCGCCGACTCCTTCGGCATGATTCGGGGTGGTCATGTGGATGTGGCCGTGATGGGCGGCCTTCAGGTGGACGAGGCGGGGAACCTGGCGAACTGGGCGGTGCCCGGTAAGCCGCTCCTCGGCGTGGGTGGGGCGATGGACCTGGCGAGTGGGGCGAAGCGGCTGATTATCACGATGACGCACACAGACCCGGACGGCACGCCGAAGATCGTTGCCGAATGCACGCTGCCGCTGACCGCGCGGGGCAACGTAAACATGGTCATTACCGACAAGGCCGTCTTCGAGTTCGTGGACGGCGTGCTGACGCTGACGGAATTGATGCCGGGAGCGACGTTGGAGGAGATTCGGGCATTGACGGGGGCGCGGTTTGCCGAGCGGGTGGCGGTGGGTTGA
- a CDS encoding alpha/beta hydrolase, with protein sequence MVRLPSIQLQDETRVSGGTRVHLILNVEGEAVSAVLLRPETPAGAAALLLHGLSSRGAVMAGEVGQVLLRRGVASLSPDLPLHGSRGNPLELQGVRNPLEVARLWRLALREAEAGAAFLRSLEGGGARHLGVVGYSLGSFLALTLAARMRELDAVVLAAGGDLPVGTPLTTLARTLVDPVRAVRHLRGRPLLMLNGRADPVIRPDQAERLFANAQEPKELRWWNGGHTPSAGAIDGAAAWLAAELSALSR encoded by the coding sequence ATGGTCCGCCTGCCTTCCATTCAGCTTCAGGATGAAACCCGGGTGTCCGGTGGAACGCGGGTCCACCTGATCCTCAACGTGGAGGGGGAGGCTGTCTCCGCCGTGCTGCTGCGCCCTGAAACTCCAGCGGGAGCGGCGGCCCTCCTGCTGCACGGCCTGTCCTCGCGCGGCGCGGTGATGGCTGGGGAAGTAGGGCAGGTGCTGCTGCGCCGGGGTGTGGCGTCTCTCTCGCCCGATCTGCCGCTGCACGGTTCGCGGGGCAACCCGCTGGAGCTTCAGGGCGTTCGCAATCCGCTGGAGGTGGCCCGGTTGTGGAGGCTGGCCCTGCGGGAAGCCGAGGCGGGGGCGGCCTTCCTGCGCTCCCTGGAAGGTGGCGGGGCCCGGCACCTCGGCGTGGTGGGCTACTCGCTGGGTTCGTTCCTGGCGCTGACCCTCGCCGCCCGGATGCGCGAATTGGACGCGGTGGTCCTCGCTGCCGGAGGCGACTTGCCCGTGGGGACACCCCTGACCACCCTCGCCCGAACGCTGGTGGACCCGGTACGCGCCGTTCGGCACCTGCGGGGCCGTCCCCTCCTGATGCTCAATGGACGGGCGGACCCCGTCATCCGCCCCGATCAGGCCGAACGCCTCTTCGCCAACGCTCAGGAGCCGAAAGAACTGCGCTGGTGGAACGGCGGACATACGCCGAGTGCGGGCGCGATTGATGGGGCGGCGGCGTGGCTGGCGGCGGAGCTGTCAGCGCTCAGCCGTTAG
- a CDS encoding TetR/AcrR family transcriptional regulator, which yields MKVDRHEQDDARRERIARAAFELFARSGLEGTSAADIARAAFVSRTNLYRYYPSKVHMLLAHFERTVRDTHDEAVRRLHAGVSPQVVWGLVTARMADLGVRYRHLVGAVGSAVLGARHGGSGSEKEDEDSGLPTAAALVTLVEPVIVAMRDRGALRDGVNTHLLSALLVDACLLALLHGGHRDQREVLRDWQDRFSLLLHGALAPGVSAASAEGARPSGLEER from the coding sequence GTGAAGGTAGACCGCCACGAGCAGGACGACGCCCGGCGCGAGCGCATCGCCCGGGCGGCCTTCGAGCTGTTCGCCCGCTCGGGTCTGGAGGGTACAAGCGCCGCCGACATCGCCCGCGCTGCATTCGTCAGCCGCACCAACCTCTACCGCTACTACCCCAGCAAGGTGCATATGCTGCTCGCCCACTTCGAGCGCACCGTGCGCGACACGCACGATGAGGCCGTGCGCCGGCTGCACGCCGGGGTTTCCCCACAGGTCGTGTGGGGCCTCGTGACGGCGCGGATGGCGGACCTCGGCGTGCGCTACCGCCACCTCGTGGGCGCGGTGGGCAGCGCGGTGCTGGGCGCACGGCACGGGGGAAGTGGGTCCGAGAAAGAGGACGAGGACAGCGGCCTGCCCACCGCGGCGGCCCTGGTGACCCTGGTGGAGCCCGTGATCGTCGCCATGCGCGATAGGGGCGCGTTGCGCGACGGGGTAAACACCCACCTGCTTAGCGCGCTGCTGGTGGACGCGTGCCTGTTGGCGCTGCTGCACGGCGGCCACCGCGATCAGCGCGAGGTGTTGCGCGACTGGCAGGACCGTTTCTCGCTGTTGCTGCACGGCGCGCTGGCGCCAGGCGTGAGCGCAGCGTCGGCGGAGGGGGCGCGGCCGAGTGGGTTGGAGGAGCGGTAG
- a CDS encoding RelA/SpoT family protein: MEQLRLLLASRSVQERERVEQAYVFARDAHAGVNRKSGEPYITHPVAVAVILAKLGMDTDSLLAGLLHDTVEDVDGVTFEQIEEQFGPDVRRIVEGETKVSKLSKQGSQQAEVRDTGRDIQAENLRQMLIAMTGDIRIIVVKLADRLHNMRTLGSMKPEKQQRIARETMEIFAPLAHRLGIGRIKWELEDLAFRYLQPDAYAYLQSRLRTRQEERDALIQRAVLQLREGLEDDLELPEWVRDIDISGRSKHLWSIHNKMQKEGKTLEQIFDLLAIRVILTPKELVVPPGTDEKRRERAEETREKRICYHTVSIVHSMWTPLPGRFKDYIAVPKPNGYQSLHTTVISQSGQPIEVQIRSRRMHEVAEYGVAAHWMYKQGSTLAQRDRENWISQLRELQDEINDASDYLDAVKTDILSQRVRVFTPKGLAISLPVGSTPIDFAYHIHTRIGETTVGARVNGSIVPLSHKLDNGDMVEIVTSKNSKPSQGWLNFAVTRSARAKIRHHFRQQEREEALERGHDLLERYLRKRHLPVRQLMRTKLLEEVTQKLVGTRNPDDLYLALHAGKLTPSAVGKVLSPSLAQEAAAVSVPRGRGPSPQTPAPGGVYVEGFSTNTKLSQCCHPIRGDQIMGYLTRGRGVSVHRIDCPNMIRLLKDEPERCVAASWDSGTPGGTIVDLDVVAPDRSGLLADVLGVLAAEKRSPMKVEAGVNADSTAHIHLRFAVTGQTDLEGLKSVIRRVPGVTDVLRLGRGGRGRASA, encoded by the coding sequence ATGGAACAACTCCGCCTCCTGCTCGCGTCCCGCTCCGTCCAGGAACGGGAGCGGGTGGAGCAGGCCTACGTGTTCGCGCGGGACGCGCACGCCGGGGTGAACCGCAAGAGCGGCGAGCCGTACATCACCCATCCCGTCGCGGTGGCGGTCATCCTCGCCAAGCTGGGCATGGACACCGACAGCCTGCTTGCCGGGCTGCTCCACGACACCGTGGAGGACGTGGACGGCGTGACCTTCGAGCAGATTGAGGAGCAGTTCGGGCCAGATGTGCGCCGCATCGTGGAGGGCGAGACGAAGGTCTCCAAGCTCTCCAAGCAGGGGAGCCAGCAGGCGGAAGTGCGCGACACGGGCCGTGACATTCAGGCCGAGAACCTGCGCCAGATGCTGATTGCCATGACGGGCGACATCCGCATTATCGTGGTCAAGCTCGCGGACCGGCTGCACAACATGCGCACGCTCGGCTCGATGAAGCCGGAAAAGCAGCAGCGGATCGCCCGCGAGACGATGGAGATCTTCGCGCCGCTCGCCCACCGCCTCGGCATCGGGCGCATCAAGTGGGAACTCGAAGACCTCGCCTTCCGTTACCTCCAGCCTGACGCCTACGCCTACCTGCAAAGCCGGTTGCGCACCCGCCAGGAGGAGCGCGACGCCCTGATCCAGCGGGCGGTGTTGCAACTGCGTGAGGGGCTCGAAGACGACCTCGAACTGCCCGAGTGGGTGCGCGACATCGACATTTCGGGGCGCAGCAAGCACCTCTGGAGCATCCACAACAAGATGCAGAAGGAGGGCAAGACGCTGGAGCAGATTTTCGACCTGCTCGCCATCCGCGTGATTCTGACGCCGAAGGAACTCGTCGTGCCGCCGGGGACCGACGAGAAGCGCCGCGAGCGGGCCGAGGAGACGCGCGAGAAACGCATCTGCTACCACACCGTGTCCATCGTGCATTCCATGTGGACGCCGCTGCCGGGGCGCTTCAAAGACTACATCGCGGTGCCGAAGCCCAACGGCTACCAGAGCCTGCACACCACCGTGATCAGCCAAAGCGGGCAGCCCATCGAGGTGCAGATTCGCTCTCGACGGATGCACGAGGTGGCCGAGTACGGGGTGGCGGCCCACTGGATGTACAAGCAGGGCAGTACGCTGGCGCAGCGTGACCGCGAGAACTGGATCAGCCAGCTGCGTGAGCTGCAAGACGAGATCAACGACGCCTCCGATTACCTCGACGCCGTCAAGACCGACATTCTCTCGCAGCGGGTGCGCGTGTTCACGCCCAAGGGCCTGGCCATCAGCCTGCCGGTGGGCAGCACGCCCATCGACTTCGCCTACCACATCCATACCCGCATCGGGGAAACCACCGTGGGCGCGCGGGTAAACGGCTCTATCGTGCCTCTGAGTCACAAGCTGGACAACGGCGACATGGTGGAGATTGTGACGAGCAAGAACAGCAAGCCCAGCCAGGGCTGGCTCAACTTCGCTGTGACCCGTTCGGCCCGCGCCAAGATCCGCCACCACTTCCGGCAGCAGGAGCGCGAGGAAGCGCTGGAACGCGGTCACGACCTGCTGGAGCGGTACCTGCGCAAGCGGCACCTGCCCGTGCGGCAGCTGATGCGCACCAAACTGCTGGAAGAGGTCACCCAGAAGTTGGTGGGCACGCGCAACCCGGATGACCTGTACCTCGCCCTGCACGCCGGCAAGCTGACCCCGAGCGCGGTGGGCAAGGTGCTCTCCCCCAGCCTCGCGCAGGAGGCCGCTGCGGTGTCAGTGCCCCGCGGCCGTGGGCCGTCGCCCCAGACGCCCGCGCCGGGGGGCGTGTACGTGGAGGGCTTCAGCACGAACACCAAGCTCTCGCAGTGCTGCCACCCCATCCGGGGAGACCAGATCATGGGCTACCTGACCCGGGGCCGTGGGGTCAGCGTCCACCGCATCGACTGCCCCAACATGATCCGCCTGCTGAAAGACGAGCCCGAGCGCTGCGTGGCGGCCTCCTGGGACTCGGGCACGCCGGGCGGCACCATCGTGGACCTCGACGTGGTGGCCCCGGACCGCTCGGGTCTGCTTGCCGACGTGCTGGGCGTGCTGGCCGCCGAGAAACGCAGCCCCATGAAGGTGGAGGCGGGCGTCAATGCCGACAGCACCGCCCACATCCACCTGCGCTTTGCCGTGACCGGGCAAACGGACTTGGAAGGCCTGAAGAGCGTCATCCGGCGCGTGCCGGGCGTGACCGACGTGCTGCGCCTGGGCCGGGGCGGACGGGGGCGGGCGAGCGCATAG